The Gorilla gorilla gorilla isolate KB3781 chromosome 17, NHGRI_mGorGor1-v2.1_pri, whole genome shotgun sequence genome contains a region encoding:
- the LOC129528452 gene encoding histone-lysine N-methyltransferase 2C-like, which produces MQISSQHTVNTELEKQISNEVDSEEMKMSSEVKHICGEDQIEDKMEVTENIEVVTHQITVQQEQLQLLEEPKTVVSKEESRPPKLVIESVTLPLETLVSPHEESTSLCPEEQLVIERLQGEKEHKENSELSTGLMDSEMTPKIEGCLKDVSYQGGKSIKLSSETESSFSSSADISKADVSSSPTPSSDSPSHDMLHNYPSALSSSAGNIMPTTYISVTPKIGMGKPAITKRKFSPGRPRSKQVG; this is translated from the exons ATGCAAA TATCATCCCAACATACAGTGAATACCGAATTGGAAAAACAGATTTCTAATGAGGTTGAtagtgaagaaatgaaaatgtcttctGAAGTGAAGCATATTTGTGGTGAAGATCAAattgaagataaaatggaagTGACAGAAAACATTGAAGTCGTTACACACCAGATCACTGTGCAGCAAGAGCAACTGCAGTTGTTAGAGGAACCTAAAACAGTGGTATCCAAAGAAGAATCAAGGCCTCCAAAATTAGTCATTGAATCTGTCACTCTTCCACTAGAAACCTTAGTGTCCCCACATGAGGAAAGCACTTCATTATGTCCTGAGGAACAGTTGGTTATAGAAAGGCTACAAGGAGAAAAGGAACATAAAGAAAATTCTGAGCTTTCTACTGGATTGATGGACTCTGAAATGACTCCTAAAATTGAGGGTTGTTTGAAAGATGTTTCATACCAAGGAGGCAAATCTATAAAGTTATCATCTGAGACAGAgtcatcattttcatcatcagcAGACATAAGCAAGGCAGATGTGTCTTCCTCCCCAACACCTTCTTCAGACTCGCCTTCACATGACATGCTGCATAATTACCCTTCAGCTCTTAGTTCCTCTGCTGGAAACATCATGCCAACAACTTACATCTCAGTCACTCCAAAAATTGGCATGGGTAAACCAGCTATTACTAAGAGAAAATTTTCTCCTGGTAGACCTCGGTCCAAACAGGTAGGgtga